One genomic region from Epinephelus moara isolate mb chromosome 8, YSFRI_EMoa_1.0, whole genome shotgun sequence encodes:
- the htr1aa gene encoding 5-hydroxytryptamine (serotonin) receptor 1A a → MDFITTSGNGSNATSGYPGGVDVVADWDGGENGTGSGALPDVKLSYQIITSLLLGALILCSIFGNACVVAAIALERSLQNVANYLIGSLAVTDLMVSVLVLPMAALYQVLNKWTLGQEICDLFISLDVLCCTSSILHLCAIALDRYWAITDPIDYVNKRTPRRAAILISVTWLIGFSISIPPMLGWRSAEDRADLNACIISQDPGYTIYSTFGAFYIPLILMLVLYGRIFRAARFRIRKTVKKPEKTKVSEKCLTVSPAIFHKKTNGEAGGKGWRRGDESKPSSPCVNGAVKHGEEGESLEIIEVISNSKTHLPLPNTPQSSSQGYENMNEKNSGAKRKLALARERKTVKTLGIIMGTFIFCWLPFFIVALVLPFCAESCYMPDWVGAVINWLGYSNSLLNPIIYAYFNKDFQSAFKKIIRCKFNRP, encoded by the coding sequence ATGGATTTTATAACAACAAGCGGCAACGGCAGCAACGCGACCAGCGGTTACCCTGGCGGGGTGGACGTGGTTGCCGACTGGGACGGGGGTGAGAATGGCACGGGGTCTGGGGCTCTGCCAGATGTGAAGCTGAGTTACCAGATCATCACTTCTCTGCTCCTGGGGGCCCTCATCCTCTGCTCCATATTTGGCAATGCGTGCGTTGTGGCAGCCATCGCCCTGGAGAGATCTCTCCAGAATGTGGCTAACTATCTGATTGGATCTCTGGCCGTGACAGACCTCATGGTATCGGTGCTGGTTCTGCCAATGGCGGCCCTCTACCAGGTTTTGAACAAGTGGACACTGGGGCAGGAGATCTGTGACTTATTCATCTCTCTGGATGTACTGTGTTGCACATCATCCATCCTGCATCTGTGCGCAATTGCCTTGGACAGGTACTGGGCCATAACAGACCCCATTGACTATGTAAATAAACGGACACCAAGGCGAGCTGCGATCTTGATAAGCGTGACTTGGCTAATTGGTTTCTCCATCTCTATTCCACCTATGTTAGGCTGGAGAAGCGCCGAAGACAGGGCGGACCTCAACGCCTGCATCATCAGCCAGGACCCGGGCTACACCATCTACTCCACATTTGGGGCTTTTTACATCCCTCTCATCCTCATGTTGGTCCTGTACGGGCGAATATTCAGGGCTGCTCGGTTTCGGATTCGGAAGACAGTGAAGAAACCCGAGAAAACAAAAGTGTCCGAAAAGTGCTTGACTGTGTCTCCGGCCATCTTCCACAAGAAAACCAACGGGGAGGCCGGGGGCAAAGGCTGGAGGCGCGGCGACGAGTCCAAACCCAGCTCTCCGTGCGTAAACGGCGCGGTGAAGCACGGAGAGGAGGGTGAGTCACTTGAGATCATAGAAGTTATCAGCAACTCAAAGACGCACCTGCCTCTGCCCAACACCCCTCAGTCCTCCTCGCAGGGCTAcgaaaacatgaatgaaaagaACTCGGGGGCGAAGAGAAAGCTGGCGCTGGCCAGGGAGCGTAAAACGGTGAAAACACTCGGGATCATCATGGGAACTTTCATCTTCTGCTGGCTGCCCTTTTTCATCGTCGCACTTGTGCTGCCTTTCTGTGCAGAGAGCTGCTACATGCCCGACTGGGTGGGCGCAGTCATAAACTGGCTGGGCTACTCCAACTCTCTCCTCAACCCCATCATATATGCCTACTTCAACAAAGACTTCCAAAGTGCTTTCAAGAAGATCATAAGATGCAAATTTAACAGACCCTAA